The Mesorhizobium sp. M1D.F.Ca.ET.043.01.1.1 genome contains a region encoding:
- a CDS encoding LacI family DNA-binding transcriptional regulator, producing MPKPTFLEIARRAGVGTATVERVLNGRGGVRPQTVEKVVAAARSLDYPRRLPEAHRGVIRIEVILVRPDATFFARLSRAFERIAATLDRTIAVHRTFLDEANPAAIAKRILEPGMRRAALILAVPDHPLVSAALRKLEAENIPTVQIVTQISRTKSTYVGIDNYAAGRMAGLLMAKMQRRPGKVVAICHSQIYRVHRDRVRGFFDYLIEQGQDFEPIAALFGFDDGDRNAEQLHEALKRWPDLAGLYNAGGANTALNEVLRKHGRDIFFVGHELTERSTRALRDGTMDVVLDQAPEAQARRAIDLVLAGLNLHDLPVDNPPIRFVTFTAENL from the coding sequence ATTCCCAAGCCAACCTTCCTCGAAATCGCCCGTCGCGCCGGCGTCGGCACGGCCACCGTCGAGCGCGTGCTGAACGGCAGGGGCGGGGTGCGGCCGCAGACCGTCGAGAAGGTGGTGGCGGCGGCGCGCTCGCTCGATTATCCGCGCCGGCTGCCGGAGGCGCATCGCGGCGTCATCCGCATCGAGGTGATCCTGGTCAGGCCGGACGCGACCTTCTTCGCCAGGCTGTCGCGCGCGTTCGAGCGCATCGCCGCGACGCTCGACCGCACGATTGCCGTCCACCGCACTTTTCTCGACGAGGCCAACCCGGCGGCGATCGCCAAACGCATCCTCGAACCGGGGATGCGGCGCGCCGCGCTCATCCTCGCCGTGCCCGACCATCCGCTGGTCAGCGCGGCCTTGCGAAAGCTCGAAGCGGAAAACATCCCGACGGTGCAGATCGTCACGCAGATCTCGCGCACCAAGAGCACCTATGTCGGCATCGACAACTATGCCGCCGGCCGCATGGCGGGGTTGTTGATGGCGAAGATGCAGCGGCGGCCGGGCAAGGTGGTCGCGATCTGCCACAGTCAGATTTATCGCGTCCATCGCGACCGCGTGCGCGGCTTCTTCGACTACCTGATCGAGCAAGGGCAGGACTTCGAGCCCATCGCCGCTTTGTTCGGCTTCGACGACGGCGACCGCAACGCCGAGCAGCTTCACGAAGCGCTGAAGCGCTGGCCGGACCTTGCCGGCCTCTACAATGCCGGCGGCGCCAACACCGCGTTGAACGAGGTGTTGCGCAAGCACGGTCGCGACATCTTCTTTGTTGGCCATGAGCTGACCGAGCGCAGCACGCGGGCCTTGCGCGACGGCACGATGGACGTCGTGCTCGACCAGGCGCCGGAGGCGCAGGCGCGCCGCGCCATCGACCTAGTGCTGGCAGGGCTCAACCTGCACGACCTGCCGGTCGACAACCCGCCGATCCGCTTCGTCACCTTCACCGCCGAGAATCTCTGA
- a CDS encoding 3-methyl-2-oxobutanoate hydroxymethyltransferase, with protein sequence MTRRLTAYDLQSAKGSRKWLQLHVDTPVEAAAAVACGIAILSCEPDHNLEAIRLAAPHAFLSVGMPHGAVASPDEAVRLGFAMMKRGADAVYSSHSPRFIEAMAAEGIPVTGHVGLVPNRATWTNFRAVGRTAEEAFKVLRAAKDLENAGAACIEVEVVPVRLAEHITRSTPLITMGMGCGSACDTQYLFSCDVLGTHAGHYPRHAKRYADFVTLEAELQEKRIAAFRAFGRDVAEGAYPEAKHQVDMDDAAYDRFLTLAQSL encoded by the coding sequence GTGACGAGACGGCTGACGGCCTACGACCTGCAAAGCGCCAAGGGCAGCCGCAAATGGCTGCAACTGCATGTCGACACGCCGGTCGAGGCCGCCGCAGCGGTCGCCTGCGGCATCGCCATCCTCTCCTGCGAGCCCGACCACAATCTCGAAGCCATCCGCCTGGCGGCGCCTCACGCCTTCCTCTCCGTCGGCATGCCGCATGGGGCCGTCGCCTCGCCCGATGAGGCGGTGCGGCTGGGCTTCGCCATGATGAAGCGCGGCGCCGATGCGGTCTATTCATCGCATTCGCCGCGCTTCATCGAGGCGATGGCGGCCGAGGGCATCCCGGTCACCGGCCATGTCGGCCTGGTGCCCAACCGTGCCACCTGGACGAATTTCCGTGCCGTTGGTCGCACCGCCGAGGAAGCCTTCAAGGTTCTGCGCGCTGCAAAGGATCTTGAAAATGCGGGCGCCGCCTGCATCGAGGTCGAGGTGGTGCCGGTAAGGCTCGCCGAGCACATCACCCGCTCGACGCCGCTGATCACCATGGGCATGGGCTGCGGCAGCGCCTGCGACACGCAGTATCTCTTCTCCTGCGACGTGCTGGGCACCCATGCCGGCCACTATCCGCGCCACGCCAAGCGCTACGCCGACTTCGTCACGCTGGAGGCCGAACTGCAGGAAAAGCGCATCGCGGCTTTCCGCGCCTTCGGCCGCGACGTCGCCGAAGGCGCCTATCCGGAAGCGAAGCACCAGGTGGACATGGACGATGCCGCCTACGACCGCTTCCTCACCCTCGCACAGTCCTTGTGA